The following are encoded together in the Tripterygium wilfordii isolate XIE 37 chromosome 3, ASM1340144v1, whole genome shotgun sequence genome:
- the LOC119995527 gene encoding zinc finger BED domain-containing protein RICESLEEPER 2-like: MVITAHFIDSDWNLQKKIINFGSITSHRGKAIGRVIENCLKDWEIKKLFTIIVDNASSNDHLVNYLKRRFASIALGNYVHMRCVAHIINLVVSEGMKETIDSINQVRDAIKFIQASSARIHKFKECVEMERIKSKSLLCLDVCTRWNLTFLMLEAAQKFEHAFERFEELEPHIMSELSVECGMSKQEDWSKVRRFVTFLRYFYELTLKASGTSYVTSNHFFHDLNILYYVLHEMKGSNDAQMSSMANRMIAKCEKYWGGGRNLIN, encoded by the coding sequence ATGGTCATCACTGCTCACTTCATTGATAGTGACTGGAATTTACAGAAAAAGATTATCAACTTTGGGTCAATTACTAGCCACAGAGGTAAGGCTATAGGTAGAGTAATAGAGAACTGCTTAAAAGATTGGGAGATCAAGAAGCTTTTCACTATAATAGTCGATAATGCCAGTTCCAATGATCATCTTGTCAACTACTTGAAGAGGAGATTTGCTAGTATCGCACTAGGTAATTATGTGCACATGAGATGTGTTGCACACATAATCAACCTAGTTGTTTCAGAAGGCATGAAAGAAACAATTGATTCTATTAATCAAGTTCGTGACGCGATTAAATTTATTCAAGCTTCATCTGCAAGGATTCATAAGTTCAAAGAATGTGTAGAGATGGAAAGAATTAAAAGTAAGAGCTTGTTGTGCTTAGATGTGTGCACTAGATGGAACTTGACTTTCTTGATGTTAGAAGCTGCTCAGAAGTTTGAACATGCATTTGAAAGATTTGAGGAGTTAGAGCCACATATTATGAGTGAGCTATCAGTAGAATGTGGAATGTCAAAGCAAGAAGATTGGAGCAAAGTCAGAAGATTTGTGACTTTTCTTCGTTACTTTTACGAGCTTACATTGAAGGCATCTGGCACTTCTTATGTTACTTCTAATCATTTCTTTCATGATTTGAATATACTGTATTATGTGTTACATGAGATGAAGGGTTCTAATGATGCTCAAATGAGCTCGATGGCTAATAGGATGAttgcaaaatgtgaaaaatattGGGGCGGGGGGAgaaatctaataaattaa